Within the Solwaraspora sp. WMMA2056 genome, the region CGCACCCGGGGTGTCGAGGTCGTCGGCGAGGCGGCCGCGTACCGTGGCGAGCAGGTCCGCGCCGGACGGGCCCGCCGCCGCGCCCGCCGCCGCCCGCCACCGCTGCCACCGCTGCTGGCCCGCCTTGAGTACGTCGTCGGTCCACTGCCGGTCGGCCCGGTAGTGCCCGGACATCAGCGCCAGCCGTACCGCCATCGGGGCGACCCGGTCGCCGCGCAGCCGGGAGACGAACACCAGGTTCCCCCGCGACTTGGACATCTTCTCGCCGTTGAGGCCGATCATCCCGGCATGGACGTAGTGGGCCGCGAACGGTGCCTGGCCGGTCAGCACCTCGGCGTGCGCCGCGGAACACTCGTGGTGCGGAAAGATCAGGTCGTTGCCGCCACCCTGGACGTCGATCCGCTCGCCCAGCAGGCGCAGTGCGATCACCGCGCACTCGATGTGCCAACCCGGCCGCCCCGGCCCGAGTGGACCGCCCTCCCACGCCGGCTCGCCGTCGCGCGCGCCCCGCCACAGCAACGGATCCAGCGGGTCGCGCTTGCCCGGTCGCTGCGGGTCACCGCCGCGCTCGGCGGCAAAGACCAGCATCTGCTCCCGCGACAGGTGCGACTCGTAGCCGAACCGGTCCGCCGCCGCCAGATCGAAGTAGATGTCGCCGCTGCCGTCGGCCAGCCGGTACCCCGCGCCCCGGTCGAGCAGCACCCGGACCTGGCCGGCGATGGCGGGAATCGACTCGACCGCGCCGACGTAGTGCGCCGGTGGAATGATCCGCAGCGCCTCCATGTCCTCACGGAACAACGCGGTCTCCCGCATCGCCAGGACCACCCAGTCCTCGCCGTCACGGGCCGCCCGCTCCAGCAGCGGGTCGTCGATGTCGGTGACGTTCTGGACGTACTCCACCTGATGGCCGGCGTCGCGCCACATCCGCTGCACCAGGTCGAAGGTGATCATGGTGGCGGCGTGGCCGAGATGCGTGGCGTCGTACGGGGTGATCCCGCAGACATACATCGTCGCCGGGCGTCCCGGGCTGGTGGGGGCCACCGCCTGTCGCGCCGAATCGAACAACGCCAACGCCGCGCCGGTGCCCGGCAGCCGGGGCACCTCGTGGCCGGTCCAGGAGTCCATGCCGTCAGCCTATC harbors:
- the mshC gene encoding cysteine--1-D-myo-inosityl 2-amino-2-deoxy-alpha-D-glucopyranoside ligase — encoded protein: MDSWTGHEVPRLPGTGAALALFDSARQAVAPTSPGRPATMYVCGITPYDATHLGHAATMITFDLVQRMWRDAGHQVEYVQNVTDIDDPLLERAARDGEDWVVLAMRETALFREDMEALRIIPPAHYVGAVESIPAIAGQVRVLLDRGAGYRLADGSGDIYFDLAAADRFGYESHLSREQMLVFAAERGGDPQRPGKRDPLDPLLWRGARDGEPAWEGGPLGPGRPGWHIECAVIALRLLGERIDVQGGGNDLIFPHHECSAAHAEVLTGQAPFAAHYVHAGMIGLNGEKMSKSRGNLVFVSRLRGDRVAPMAVRLALMSGHYRADRQWTDDVLKAGQQRWQRWRAAAGAAAGPSGADLLATVRGRLADDLDTPGALAVVDEWVDEALAGVGVDAHAPALMADMCDALLGVRVRD